The following coding sequences lie in one Methylotuvimicrobium alcaliphilum 20Z genomic window:
- a CDS encoding type II toxin-antitoxin system RelB/DinJ family antitoxin produces the protein MQNEMLSARIDHETKAAFTNICDEVGLSPSQAIKLFARAVINYGGIPFELKVRQPNSETVAAMQEFVDGRGHKVESIDALFADLTEDKVKNVQS, from the coding sequence ATGCAAAACGAAATGTTAAGTGCGCGCATTGATCACGAAACAAAAGCGGCCTTCACTAACATTTGTGACGAAGTCGGGTTGAGTCCATCTCAAGCTATTAAATTGTTTGCCCGTGCAGTTATCAATTACGGTGGAATTCCGTTTGAGTTAAAGGTTCGTCAGCCCAATAGCGAGACTGTTGCCGCAATGCAAGAGTTTGTTGACGGCCGCGGTCATAAAGTCGAATCGATCGATGCATTGTTTGCCGACTTGACGGAAGACAAAGTGAAAAATGTACAATCTTGA
- a CDS encoding HepT-like ribonuclease domain-containing protein, translated as MQRDARAFLWDAHSAAEAILEFVAGKTYTDYSGDRLLRSAVERQFEIIGEALNQLCKIEPQWAEQIPDVPQIVAFRNLLIHGYASVNDMTVWHTIETSLPNLYDAIARLLDEAGAP; from the coding sequence ATGCAGCGTGATGCCCGCGCCTTTTTGTGGGACGCCCACTCCGCAGCCGAAGCCATTCTGGAATTTGTGGCCGGTAAAACGTATACAGACTACTCCGGTGATCGCCTCCTGCGTTCTGCAGTCGAGCGTCAATTCGAAATCATCGGCGAAGCGCTCAATCAACTCTGCAAAATCGAACCGCAATGGGCAGAGCAGATTCCGGATGTACCGCAAATCGTCGCCTTCCGCAATCTGTTGATACACGGTTATGCCTCGGTCAATGATATGACGGTCTGGCATACCATTGAAACCTCGCTGCCCAATCTTTATGACGCCATCGCCCGCTTATTAGATGAAGCGGGCGCGCCTTAA
- a CDS encoding type II toxin-antitoxin system RelE family toxin, with translation MKHYTSSDFWELYWKLPIEIRELADKNYELLKENPRHPSIRLKRIEELWSARVGQNYRVIGIDAPDGIQWIWIGSHADYDKFIA, from the coding sequence TTGAAGCACTATACCTCATCGGATTTCTGGGAATTGTACTGGAAACTTCCTATCGAGATTCGAGAACTTGCTGATAAAAATTACGAATTGCTTAAGGAAAACCCTCGTCATCCATCTATTCGATTGAAACGTATCGAAGAATTATGGTCTGCGCGAGTGGGTCAGAATTACCGTGTCATCGGAATTGATGCCCCAGATGGAATCCAATGGATTTGGATCGGTTCTCATGCCGACTATGACAAATTTATTGCCTAA
- a CDS encoding type II toxin-antitoxin system RelE/ParE family toxin has protein sequence MINDKRTDEFSDWLDNLKDRITKQRLKTISRAISLKSLELGHFDSC, from the coding sequence ATGATCAACGATAAACGCACCGATGAATTCTCGGACTGGCTCGACAATCTGAAAGACCGCATAACCAAGCAACGATTGAAAACAATCAGTCGGGCGATTTCGTTGAAATCACTAGAGTTGGGGCATTTTGATTCATGTTAA
- a CDS encoding addiction module protein, with product MNIQSIEQEVLSLPIEDRARLAEKLLSSLDVLSKQEIEKLWLVEAERRASEIDNGIVQLVSAEEVERRIQAILQ from the coding sequence ATGAATATCCAATCTATTGAACAAGAAGTTTTGAGTCTACCAATTGAAGATAGGGCGCGGCTCGCTGAAAAGCTGCTTTCGAGTTTGGATGTTTTGTCAAAACAAGAAATAGAAAAACTGTGGCTCGTGGAAGCGGAACGTCGAGCGTCAGAAATTGATAATGGAATTGTCCAGCTTGTTTCTGCCGAAGAAGTGGAGCGAAGAATTCAAGCCATTTTGCAATGA
- a CDS encoding type II toxin-antitoxin system Phd/YefM family antitoxin, whose translation MQTVNMLQAKSSLSRLVEAIEQGQEREIVIARNGRPAAKLVPIDAAPSEKRIGVAKGLFVVPDSIDTYNDEVARLFMGEVQN comes from the coding sequence ATGCAAACTGTAAATATGTTACAAGCCAAGTCTTCTCTGTCCCGCTTAGTAGAAGCCATTGAGCAAGGGCAAGAGCGAGAAATCGTGATTGCCAGGAATGGCCGCCCAGCTGCTAAGCTTGTTCCGATAGATGCTGCGCCATCCGAGAAGCGGATTGGAGTAGCAAAAGGCTTGTTCGTGGTGCCGGACAGCATTGATACATATAACGACGAAGTGGCTCGGTTGTTCATGGGCGAGGTGCAGAATTGA
- a CDS encoding PD-(D/E)XK nuclease family transposase, with the protein MCRINPRVDLAFKKLFGSEENKDLLISLINAIVSEEDRVAEVELKNPYSTGRVI; encoded by the coding sequence ATGTGCAGAATAAACCCCCGAGTCGATTTAGCCTTCAAAAAACTGTTCGGCAGCGAAGAAAACAAAGACCTGCTGATCTCGTTGATCAATGCCATCGTCTCCGAAGAGGACCGGGTAGCCGAAGTCGAGCTGAAAAACCCCTACTCGACGGGACGTGTTATTTAA
- a CDS encoding nucleotidyltransferase family protein, whose amino-acid sequence MHPAIQQYQPAIAELCRRYHVRKLEVFGSAARGSDFDPALSDADFLVEFASEGQAPSLHAFFGLRRELEQLIGREVDLAETAALRNPYVRAKIEQSRELVYAA is encoded by the coding sequence ATGCATCCCGCTATCCAGCAATATCAGCCCGCCATCGCCGAACTGTGCCGGCGTTACCACGTTCGCAAACTGGAGGTGTTCGGTTCTGCCGCGCGCGGTAGCGATTTCGATCCAGCCTTGAGCGATGCCGATTTTTTGGTGGAATTTGCCAGCGAAGGACAAGCGCCCTCCTTGCATGCCTTTTTTGGCTTACGTCGGGAACTGGAACAACTGATTGGCCGTGAGGTGGATCTGGCCGAAACCGCTGCTCTCCGCAACCCTTACGTGCGCGCCAAAATCGAACAAAGCCGAGAGTTGGTTTATGCAGCGTGA
- a CDS encoding outer membrane lipoprotein-sorting protein codes for MKNILLLLGLFFITSPCLAQSDQEKGLQIIEEMVKRDKGWQDSQAEMKMILRTRSGREAVRLLRINTLEVTGDGDKSLTIFDSPGDVRGTAFLSYTHALEPDDQWLYLPALRRVRRISSNNKSGPFLGSEFAFEDLTSFEVPKYKYRYLREEAVDGIDCFVVELDPQYEHSGYTRQISWIDKERYIPIKVEYYDRRNALLKTLENKDYRQYLDQYWRAHDMLMTNHQNGKSTSLLIENIEFRTGLTERDFDQNTLRRAR; via the coding sequence ATGAAAAACATACTTTTACTACTTGGTCTTTTCTTCATTACATCGCCGTGCCTAGCGCAAAGCGATCAAGAAAAAGGCTTGCAAATCATCGAAGAAATGGTCAAACGCGATAAAGGTTGGCAAGACAGCCAAGCCGAAATGAAAATGATCCTAAGAACCCGAAGCGGGAGGGAAGCCGTCCGCTTACTCAGAATCAACACGTTAGAAGTCACCGGCGACGGAGACAAAAGCCTAACTATTTTCGATAGTCCGGGCGATGTGCGAGGAACGGCATTTTTAAGTTATACCCATGCACTCGAACCGGACGACCAATGGCTATATTTACCGGCATTGAGAAGAGTTAGACGTATTTCGTCGAACAACAAATCGGGCCCCTTTCTCGGCAGCGAATTTGCATTCGAGGATTTGACATCGTTTGAAGTTCCAAAATATAAGTACCGCTACCTTCGCGAAGAAGCAGTAGACGGCATTGATTGCTTCGTTGTCGAACTTGACCCTCAATATGAACATTCCGGATATACCCGGCAGATATCATGGATAGACAAGGAACGCTATATTCCAATAAAAGTCGAATATTACGACAGAAGAAACGCGTTATTGAAGACGCTCGAGAACAAAGATTATCGTCAATACCTAGACCAATACTGGCGAGCACACGATATGTTGATGACCAATCATCAAAACGGCAAAAGCACCAGCCTATTGATCGAGAACATCGAATTTCGTACGGGACTCACAGAGCGCGATTTCGATCAAAATACTTTAAGGCGCGCGCGCTAG
- a CDS encoding type II toxin-antitoxin system VapC family toxin, which translates to MNLLLDTHVALWAITDNSKLSQKARDLIVSPKATVWVSAANVWEIAIKHSLGRGDMPVSGRDAMRYFQESGYRFLAVEAEHTIAVEELPLHHQDPFDRILVAQALVEPMRLMTHDPLVALYSDTIIKI; encoded by the coding sequence TTGAATCTGCTGCTGGATACTCACGTTGCACTATGGGCTATCACGGATAACTCAAAACTGTCACAAAAGGCGCGTGATTTGATTGTATCGCCCAAAGCAACCGTTTGGGTCAGCGCGGCGAATGTATGGGAAATTGCAATCAAGCACTCGCTAGGGCGAGGCGACATGCCGGTTTCTGGCCGAGACGCGATGCGCTATTTTCAGGAATCCGGATATCGCTTCCTTGCTGTCGAGGCGGAACATACGATAGCGGTCGAAGAACTGCCTTTACATCACCAAGACCCGTTCGACCGCATACTTGTGGCTCAGGCGCTCGTAGAGCCGATGCGTTTAATGACCCACGATCCCTTGGTAGCGCTCTATAGCGACACAATTATCAAGATTTAA
- a CDS encoding type II toxin-antitoxin system HicB family antitoxin, translating to MRYMVVIEEGPTSFGAYVPDLPGCIAVGESPEEVLQLIQEAIEFHVEGLKEEGQHIPVPHSSSSFVEVQA from the coding sequence ATGCGCTATATGGTTGTTATTGAAGAAGGTCCAACGAGCTTCGGCGCCTATGTTCCTGATCTTCCAGGCTGCATAGCTGTCGGCGAATCGCCGGAAGAAGTCTTGCAACTTATTCAAGAAGCTATCGAGTTTCATGTTGAGGGGCTGAAAGAAGAAGGTCAGCATATACCGGTGCCACACTCTTCAAGTTCGTTTGTTGAGGTTCAAGCCTAG
- a CDS encoding Rpn family recombination-promoting nuclease/putative transposase has protein sequence MCRINPRVDFAFKKLFGSEENKDLLISLINAIVSEEDRVAEVELKNPYNLADYQSGKISILDIKAKNERGRWFNVEMQISEDYNFDKRAIYYWAKLVTEQLSEGMMFRELKKTISINILDFNFIPDTPEFHNRYKIINTATGKDDKLHDVFELHYIELRKFIKPYREITTALDRWSTFLTKAHQLDKHDVPEQLRGDPAIVKAITAVDRMFDEDDRIIYQMCMEALADMRSKIASAEEKGRQKGRELTKQGIEKARSEVAQATAQNLLRQGLDYETIARVTRLTVDAIASLNAKGGWLSLSRFPDFQVKKMTSAGRVI, from the coding sequence ATGTGCAGAATAAACCCCCGAGTCGATTTCGCCTTCAAAAAACTATTCGGTAGCGAAGAAAACAAAGACTTATTGATCTCGCTGATCAATGCGATCGTCTCCGAAGAGGATAGGGTGGCCGAAGTCGAGCTGAAAAACCCCTACAACCTAGCGGATTACCAGTCTGGAAAAATTTCGATTCTGGACATCAAGGCGAAAAACGAGAGAGGGCGTTGGTTTAATGTGGAAATGCAAATCAGCGAAGACTACAACTTCGACAAGCGCGCGATCTACTACTGGGCGAAGCTAGTGACCGAACAGCTCAGCGAAGGCATGATGTTTCGTGAGCTGAAAAAAACGATCAGCATCAATATCCTGGACTTCAATTTCATTCCGGATACCCCGGAGTTCCATAATCGCTACAAAATCATCAATACCGCCACCGGCAAAGACGACAAACTGCATGACGTGTTTGAGCTGCACTATATCGAACTGCGCAAATTTATCAAACCGTACCGGGAAATCACGACCGCGCTGGACCGCTGGAGCACCTTTTTGACGAAAGCGCATCAACTGGACAAACACGATGTGCCGGAACAACTGCGCGGCGACCCGGCCATCGTCAAGGCGATCACGGCAGTCGACCGAATGTTCGACGAAGACGATCGTATAATCTATCAGATGTGCATGGAGGCCCTAGCCGACATGCGGAGTAAAATCGCTTCAGCGGAAGAAAAAGGAAGGCAAAAAGGACGAGAGCTAACAAAGCAAGGAATAGAAAAAGCACGGAGCGAGGTTGCCCAAGCCACCGCCCAAAATTTACTGAGACAAGGGCTTGACTACGAGACCATCGCCCGAGTGACGCGATTAACGGTTGATGCGATAGCTTCATTAAATGCAAAAGGGGGCTGGCTTAGTCTGTCGAGATTTCCCGATTTTCAAGTCAAAAAAATGACCTCGGCGGGACGGGTTATTTAA
- a CDS encoding tetratricopeptide repeat protein yields the protein MKYKVLAFPKEAVFAIVVGLMSGLSQAAKYDPQSHDLWAPIEDELKIDSTYDNDVMSFFESTPETDQQTLEQNHQLVLELIKQKKLDEAQTKLNDLLKQFPNEAEYHNLQALIKTLQKDKKAAVTSFQEALNLNPHNLNALQGRALLALENNESKAAQEHIDAALAAHPKAAVPYILKANLAYRKNNLVEVENILSTALKQVQGNKEQVLLVVNNLIKLYELKQEPLKVLELLQGIVNRYPNEKSVLSMLARAQILNKDFESAAQTLKTIITQDQKDVFHRILLARLLMARPDASAGVSRLVEEASAVSPDDQQVITLKTVYLINEQKLDLAMEQAARIEKKYPESAVGFILKADIYLAQKQLDKALEYNRRAYEIKPNARLLNQIGGLLSAQGKIDEAIQVFSSEIDKNPKNLDAHLQIANLYLSQKNFGKAESHYQTILNEKPENVVILNNLAMIYYGQNDPKALELAEKAYKLSPKTAAIADTYGIVLLQNGQAKDALAKLQKAADLAPNSLDIQFHLAKAQQANGNKLAAIEILQNIADASSSFENKQAASDLLKELSGR from the coding sequence ATGAAGTACAAAGTATTAGCATTCCCCAAAGAAGCGGTCTTCGCCATTGTTGTTGGTCTGATGAGCGGTCTCAGCCAAGCGGCAAAATATGATCCGCAAAGTCACGATCTTTGGGCTCCGATAGAGGATGAGCTGAAAATCGATTCCACTTATGACAATGACGTCATGTCGTTTTTCGAATCGACGCCTGAAACAGATCAGCAGACTCTCGAGCAAAATCATCAGCTTGTCTTGGAATTGATCAAACAAAAAAAACTCGATGAGGCGCAGACCAAGCTCAACGATCTACTCAAGCAATTCCCTAATGAAGCCGAGTATCATAATTTACAAGCCCTGATAAAAACCCTTCAAAAAGATAAAAAAGCCGCAGTCACTAGCTTTCAAGAGGCTCTTAACTTAAATCCCCACAATCTAAACGCACTGCAAGGTCGGGCTTTGTTAGCGCTTGAAAATAATGAGTCAAAAGCGGCTCAAGAGCATATCGACGCAGCTCTGGCTGCTCATCCGAAAGCGGCCGTTCCGTATATCTTGAAGGCGAACCTTGCCTATCGGAAGAATAATCTCGTCGAAGTTGAAAATATTTTATCGACCGCGTTGAAACAGGTACAGGGCAATAAAGAGCAGGTGCTTTTGGTCGTCAATAATCTGATCAAGCTCTACGAGCTCAAGCAAGAGCCGTTAAAGGTGCTTGAATTATTGCAAGGGATAGTCAATCGTTATCCGAACGAAAAATCTGTCCTCTCGATGCTGGCGAGGGCGCAAATACTCAATAAAGATTTCGAAAGCGCCGCCCAAACTTTAAAGACAATAATTACGCAAGATCAAAAAGACGTTTTTCATCGGATATTACTGGCGAGGCTTTTGATGGCGCGACCGGATGCTTCAGCGGGCGTGTCAAGATTGGTTGAAGAAGCGAGCGCTGTTAGTCCCGATGATCAGCAGGTCATAACATTAAAAACCGTTTATTTGATCAATGAGCAAAAATTAGATCTGGCGATGGAACAAGCCGCTCGTATCGAAAAAAAGTATCCAGAGTCGGCGGTTGGGTTTATCTTAAAAGCCGATATTTATCTGGCCCAAAAACAACTCGATAAGGCGTTGGAATATAATCGACGTGCTTATGAAATTAAGCCTAATGCGAGATTGTTGAACCAAATTGGTGGGTTACTCTCCGCACAAGGCAAGATCGATGAAGCCATTCAAGTGTTTAGCAGTGAAATTGATAAAAATCCCAAAAATTTGGACGCACACCTGCAAATCGCCAATCTTTATCTTAGTCAAAAAAACTTTGGCAAAGCTGAGAGCCACTATCAAACCATTCTCAACGAAAAGCCAGAGAATGTCGTGATTTTGAATAATCTGGCAATGATTTATTACGGCCAGAATGATCCGAAGGCTTTGGAACTGGCAGAAAAGGCCTATAAGTTGTCGCCTAAAACTGCGGCTATTGCCGATACTTACGGTATTGTATTGTTGCAAAATGGACAAGCGAAAGACGCCTTGGCTAAATTGCAAAAAGCTGCCGATCTAGCACCGAATTCTTTGGATATCCAATTCCATCTGGCCAAGGCGCAACAAGCCAATGGTAACAAACTGGCCGCGATCGAAATTTTGCAAAACATTGCGGATGCCTCCTCATCATTCGAAAACAAGCAAGCCGCTAGCGATTTGTTGAAAGAGCTGAGCGGTCGATAA
- a CDS encoding S8 family serine peptidase: MNSNSRRSQKNQNTFKPTQLSKALAAVLIAGVFGGASGTAYAAPDKPWKEGQILVKPKAGLSDIEFDKILKRNKGQKKGIIGNIGVHVISVPPQAEQAVIRALSKNPHVEFAELDMAVELSLTTPNDPRYGNQWHLPKIQAPTSWSATKADNTVIAILDTGVDSAHSDLSSKMLPGWNAVDGSTNSSDVHGHGTAVAGTAAATTDNANGVAGVAWNAQILPVRITNSSDGWAYWSDIARGLNWAADQGADVANISYGVSNSSTVTNAAQYMRSKNGLVVVAAGNDGIDPGFKNNIYMISVSATTSSDDKASWSNYGEFIDVAAPGTSIQTTTRGGGYGNWNGTSFSSPVTAGVVALIQGANPTLTPDEVEQILKSSADKIAGNIHPYYGHGRVNAATAVEMALNMVNVTVDNEAPSVNIFSPTGGSTVSGLIAVEVSATDNVGVSEVSLYANGLYVGTDTTAPYQFSWDSKEIADGSVTLSATAIDAAGNEGVSSDVNVTVKNTIEEVEEVADEPVEEVIEDMAAPTVAISNPADGSRVSRVVKINVSAEDDVAVANIQLFINGSLASSADGNQLSHNWNTNRESRGTYIIEAVATDTSNKTAKHTITVSK, encoded by the coding sequence ATGAACTCTAACAGCCGAAGAAGTCAAAAAAATCAAAACACATTCAAACCAACTCAACTTTCCAAAGCCTTAGCGGCGGTATTGATTGCCGGCGTATTCGGCGGCGCAAGCGGAACGGCTTATGCAGCACCCGATAAGCCCTGGAAAGAAGGCCAAATTTTGGTCAAACCGAAAGCCGGATTATCGGACATCGAGTTTGACAAAATTCTGAAACGCAATAAAGGCCAAAAAAAAGGGATAATCGGTAACATCGGAGTGCATGTTATCTCTGTACCGCCACAAGCCGAGCAAGCCGTTATTCGGGCATTATCCAAAAATCCTCATGTCGAATTCGCAGAGCTCGATATGGCGGTCGAACTCAGCTTGACGACGCCCAACGATCCGCGTTACGGCAACCAATGGCATTTGCCCAAAATTCAAGCGCCAACCTCTTGGAGTGCAACAAAAGCCGATAACACCGTGATTGCTATTCTGGATACCGGTGTCGATAGCGCGCACTCTGACTTATCCAGCAAAATGCTGCCCGGTTGGAATGCGGTCGACGGCAGCACCAACAGTTCTGATGTACATGGACACGGCACGGCGGTAGCCGGAACGGCAGCTGCCACCACCGATAACGCTAACGGCGTTGCCGGCGTCGCTTGGAATGCGCAAATATTGCCGGTGCGCATTACCAACAGTAGTGATGGCTGGGCTTATTGGAGCGATATCGCTCGCGGTTTGAACTGGGCGGCCGATCAAGGTGCCGATGTCGCAAATATCAGTTACGGCGTTTCCAACAGCTCTACGGTCACCAATGCCGCGCAATACATGCGCAGCAAAAATGGCTTGGTCGTTGTGGCGGCCGGTAACGACGGCATCGATCCTGGATTTAAAAATAATATTTATATGATCAGCGTTTCGGCGACAACTAGCTCCGATGACAAGGCTTCTTGGTCGAATTATGGCGAGTTCATTGATGTCGCGGCGCCGGGCACGTCGATTCAAACCACAACGCGGGGCGGCGGTTATGGTAATTGGAACGGAACATCGTTTTCATCCCCGGTAACTGCCGGTGTGGTTGCCCTAATTCAAGGCGCGAATCCAACACTAACGCCCGATGAAGTCGAGCAAATTTTGAAATCCTCGGCCGACAAAATCGCCGGCAATATCCACCCATACTATGGTCATGGCCGGGTGAATGCCGCTACCGCAGTTGAAATGGCACTAAACATGGTGAATGTCACTGTCGATAACGAAGCGCCTTCAGTCAATATTTTCTCGCCAACAGGAGGAAGTACCGTCAGCGGCTTGATTGCAGTCGAGGTCAGTGCCACCGATAATGTCGGTGTAAGCGAAGTGTCGCTGTATGCTAATGGTCTTTATGTCGGAACCGATACGACTGCACCTTACCAGTTTAGCTGGGATTCCAAGGAAATCGCAGATGGTTCGGTAACCTTGAGCGCTACCGCAATCGATGCGGCGGGTAATGAAGGGGTTTCAAGTGATGTTAATGTAACGGTCAAAAATACGATTGAAGAAGTTGAAGAAGTCGCTGATGAACCTGTCGAAGAAGTGATTGAAGATATGGCGGCTCCAACCGTAGCAATCAGTAATCCAGCCGACGGTAGCCGAGTATCACGAGTAGTTAAAATAAATGTTTCGGCGGAAGACGACGTTGCGGTGGCCAATATCCAGCTGTTTATTAACGGCAGTCTGGCGAGTTCGGCAGACGGCAATCAATTGTCTCATAATTGGAATACCAACAGAGAAAGCCGAGGCACTTATATAATTGAAGCGGTTGCTACCGATACTTCGAATAAGACCGCTAAACATACGATTACAGTTTCTAAATAA
- a CDS encoding PEP-CTERM sorting domain-containing protein encodes MKTIETKINKPAIAAFALAAALFASGSQAATLCSDYTAPNNHPGGLSVTDVTFRGQDADDCYGVIAAGQGGNVTGTNVWDTTGWLELANDTNTSSTVNGIKFTLTADIGENGQSTPGDWLLSWSLVPGEQPGFDLTMDIVANFKASNQSASYLFEDEKFTANPLSGTGTFKIAYNANNQGITPALSNMSIWYANASHTEPENGGGGPGGGQVPEPHLILLMGIGLLGFGATKFRKTTKA; translated from the coding sequence ATGAAAACAATAGAAACTAAAATTAACAAACCGGCGATAGCGGCATTTGCTTTAGCGGCTGCATTATTTGCCAGCGGCAGTCAGGCTGCCACGTTATGCTCTGATTATACAGCGCCTAACAATCATCCAGGTGGCTTATCAGTCACAGATGTGACCTTCAGAGGTCAAGATGCAGATGATTGTTATGGGGTGATTGCGGCAGGACAAGGCGGCAACGTAACCGGGACAAATGTTTGGGATACTACTGGGTGGCTAGAGCTAGCCAATGACACAAACACATCATCGACTGTAAATGGGATTAAATTCACATTAACAGCAGATATAGGAGAAAATGGACAATCAACACCCGGCGATTGGCTTCTTTCTTGGTCCTTAGTTCCAGGCGAACAACCTGGATTCGACTTAACAATGGATATTGTTGCAAACTTCAAAGCGAGCAATCAATCTGCCTCTTATTTATTTGAAGATGAAAAGTTTACGGCCAATCCTTTAAGTGGAACAGGCACATTTAAGATTGCCTATAATGCAAATAATCAAGGTATTACCCCAGCGTTATCTAATATGAGCATTTGGTATGCAAATGCAAGTCATACGGAACCTGAAAATGGCGGCGGAGGCCCAGGAGGCGGCCAAGTCCCAGAACCCCATCTGATCTTATTAATGGGCATCGGACTGCTGGGCTTTGGTGCCACAAAATTTCGCAAAACGACCAAAGCCTAA